The following is a genomic window from Deltaproteobacteria bacterium.
AGATTCTCGACTCTTTGACCGATGCTTATGAAACAGTCAACGTCCTAGCTGATCCCGAGGTACGAGCAGGTATCAAGAGCTTTTCGAATTGGCCTACTATTCCTCAGCTCTATATCAAAGGTGAGTTTATTGGCGGCTGCGACATCATTAAGGACATGTTTGCCTCTGGAGACCTACATACGAAGCTTGGACTTAAGTACGAGCCACCTAAAGCGCCATCGATTACCGTAACCGATTCAGCAAAAACTGCGCTTGAGGCTGCGATGGCCGACAGCGGCTCGGCGGGTCAAATGCTGCACCTCGCCATCACACCTGCGTTTCAAACTCAGCTACAATTCGGCCCAGATGATGCTAACAAGCTGCGGGCGGAGTCTAATGGTGTGGTCATCCTAACGGATACAGATTCGAGCAAACGCGCTGAGGGGCTAACCCTGGACTTCGTAGAGGGGCCTGAGGCCAGTGGATTCAAGATTGATAATCCAAATGCGCCGAAACCAGTTGAGCAAATGAAGGTTCAAGCGGTTAAAGCATGGCTCGACGATGGAAAAGAGTTTGTTCTGATCGATGTGCGCGGAGATGATGAGCGGCAAACGGCTAAAATCGAGGGTGCTCGGATGCTTGATGATGCGCTTCAAGAAGAGCTCGGAAAGCTCGACCGGGATGCGCTTTTGGTATTCCATTGTCATCATGGCGGCCGTAGCCAGCGAGCAGCTGAGCATTTTTCAGAGCAAGGCTTTCGCAACGTCTACAATATGGCCGGTGGAATCGATGCTTGGTCTCAAGAAATCGACGAATCCATCGCCCGTTATTAGAAATCGAGCCTCTTGCAAGTGAGCGCTTCGTGAATTCACGGGGTGCTCAGTTGCCTTCAAATGGTCCGTACCTCCCTATCAATGACAAATAAGAGTATTATTTCTCTTTGCACCATCTCCTTTTCTGGTTTAAAAGATACGACCTCATCGTTTGTTAGCAGGCTCTTGAATGTTAACGAATGGGTGTGTTGGAGGTAGTCTTCATCACATCTTTGATGAGAGACTCGTTGTGAGTCAAATTGAAACGACGCGCATAACGCGCAAGATGTACCAGGAGGGTATCATGGCTGCAAAGAAAAAAGCACCTGCAAAGAAGAAGGCACCTGCAAAGAAAAAGGCACCTGCTAAGAAGAAAAAAGCACCTGCAAAGAAAACCGCTGAAATGGTTCTCGTTGTAAGCAAGGCAAAAGAAGCTCTCAAGGCTTCTGGCTGCAATGTTGGCGGTGACGCTCTTGAAGGTCTAAACGCTGTAGTACATCACTACATCGCGACTGCAGGTCGACGTGCACAAGCTAATGGTCGTAAGACTATTCGCGCACACGACTTCAGTGCATAAGTCTAATTTTATATTAGCAAATTAAGAAAGCCTGGGATGTTTCATCCTGGGCTTTTTTTTTGTGGTCACACCATGAATTCTTTAGAGGCTGTCGTGTAGAGCTCTCAGCGATTCCCATACATCATCGACCCTAATATTTGTAAGACAATGGAGGTGCTGCTTCGGGCATGATTTACGCCCATAAAAGTGGCACGGTGAACAGTCTTCATGGGTGGACACATATCGATGCTCATCAAAGTTAAACTGCTCGGGTGAGGTGGAACCAAATATTGCAACGGTGGGAATTTGTAGGCCTCGGGCGATGTGCATAGGCCCGCTGTCGTTTGCCAAGTAAATCGAGGTCTGTTGTATAATGGAGCCGAGTTCTCCGATTGGCAAATTGCAAAGACTCAGAGCATGTCCTTCGAGGCTGAGTTGGTGTGTTAGTTGTTGCTCGGCGGGACTTCCCAATGCGAGAATTTGTAAACCAGCTGCATGGGCGCGTTTGGAAATTTCTACAAAATTTTCGATAGGCCACCGTTTTGTGAACCAGTTTGCACCAGGTGAAATCCCGAGGATGGGTTTGCTAACGTCGAATCCTAGAGAGTTGAGTTGCTTTCGAGCAACTTCGCTTTGTGCCTCGGAAACATGGAATTGGATCTTTTCACGTTTTACAGGTCGTCCAACGGCACTATCCATGATCTTATGATGCTCTTCGATGATCTGGCTTTTCGGGTTGTGTTTGGCCCATCCCAGTCGGACCGTACTGGCTTCCCAGAGTCCTCTTGGCTTTTTAACTCCCAGGCTGGGAATGCGATTAAATAGTCGAAGAGCGCGGCTTCGAAGCTGGGTGTGTAAGTCGATAATCCCATCAATCTGCGCCGCGTGAACCCTTCGGCGCAGCGAAGCTGCACTTTCACCCGGTTCAAGGCTCATTACCTCATCAATGCATGGCTGGGACACAAGTAGGTCTGCGAAATGTGCCTTCG
Proteins encoded in this region:
- a CDS encoding monothiol glutaredoxin, Grx4 family, giving the protein ILDSLTDAYETVNVLADPEVRAGIKSFSNWPTIPQLYIKGEFIGGCDIIKDMFASGDLHTKLGLKYEPPKAPSITVTDSAKTALEAAMADSGSAGQMLHLAITPAFQTQLQFGPDDANKLRAESNGVVILTDTDSSKRAEGLTLDFVEGPEASGFKIDNPNAPKPVEQMKVQAVKAWLDDGKEFVLIDVRGDDERQTAKIEGARMLDDALQEELGKLDRDALLVFHCHHGGRSQRAAEHFSEQGFRNVYNMAGGIDAWSQEIDESIARY
- a CDS encoding glycosyltransferase family 9 protein, with the protein product MSTEPPKRILIVRFGAIGDIVLTLAAVQALKNEWPDTHITYLTKAHFADLLVSQPCIDEVMSLEPGESAASLRRRVHAAQIDGIIDLHTQLRSRALRLFNRIPSLGVKKPRGLWEASTVRLGWAKHNPKSQIIEEHHKIMDSAVGRPVKREKIQFHVSEAQSEVARKQLNSLGFDVSKPILGISPGANWFTKRWPIENFVEISKRAHAAGLQILALGSPAEQQLTHQLSLEGHALSLCNLPIGELGSIIQQTSIYLANDSGPMHIARGLQIPTVAIFGSTSPEQFNFDEHRYVSTHEDCSPCHFYGRKSCPKQHLHCLTNIRVDDVWESLRALHDSL